The following proteins are encoded in a genomic region of Natrinema sp. DC36:
- the hisG gene encoding ATP phosphoribosyltransferase: protein MRIAVPNKGRLHEPTIDLLERAGLHLENGADRKLYADTVDPDVTVLFARAADIPEYVSDGAADLGITGFDQVQEARVDNVSELLDLEFGRCRLVLAAPEDGDIERLEDLAGKTVATEFPNITADFFDDTGVEPDIVEVSGATELTPHVEMADAIVDITSTGTTLKMNRLAIVDEVLSSSVRLFGRDDVLDEPKIDEVRTALSSVKQAEGKRYLMMNVPRDRLEDVRDVIPGLGGPTIMDIADETDDESTVAVHAVVDERNVFETITEVKNAGASDILVTEIERLVE, encoded by the coding sequence ATGCGAATCGCCGTTCCCAACAAGGGCCGCCTGCACGAGCCGACGATCGACCTCCTCGAGCGGGCGGGGCTCCACCTCGAGAACGGAGCAGACCGGAAGCTCTACGCGGATACCGTCGACCCCGACGTGACCGTGTTGTTCGCCCGTGCGGCCGATATCCCGGAGTACGTCTCCGACGGCGCGGCCGACCTGGGTATCACGGGCTTCGATCAGGTGCAGGAGGCACGCGTAGACAACGTCTCGGAGCTGCTCGACCTCGAGTTTGGACGCTGCCGACTCGTCCTCGCGGCTCCCGAGGACGGCGATATCGAGCGACTCGAGGATCTGGCCGGCAAGACGGTCGCCACCGAGTTCCCGAACATCACGGCGGACTTCTTCGACGATACCGGCGTCGAGCCGGATATCGTCGAGGTGTCGGGCGCGACGGAACTCACGCCCCACGTCGAGATGGCCGACGCGATCGTCGACATCACGAGCACCGGGACGACGCTGAAGATGAATCGACTGGCTATCGTCGACGAGGTCCTCTCGAGTTCCGTCCGGCTGTTCGGTCGCGACGACGTGCTCGACGAGCCCAAGATCGACGAGGTCAGGACCGCCCTCTCCTCGGTCAAGCAGGCCGAGGGCAAACGGTACCTGATGATGAACGTTCCTCGAGACCGACTCGAGGACGTCCGCGACGTCATCCCGGGGCTGGGCGGGCCGACGATCATGGACATCGCCGACGAAACCGACGACGAGTCGACCGTCGCGGTCCACGCCGTCGTCGACGAGCGAAACGTCTTCGAGACGATTACCGAGGTCAAAAACGCCGGCGCGAGCGATATTTTGGTGACCGAGATCGAGCGACTGGTCGAGTAG
- a CDS encoding TATA-box-binding protein, producing the protein MTDPKDTINIENVVASTGIGQELDLQSVAMDLEGADYDPEQFPGLVYRTQNPKSAALIFRSGKIVCTGAKSTDDVHESLRIVFDKLRELQIQVNEDPEIVVQNIVTSADLGRNLNLNAIAIGLGLENIEYEPEQFPGLVYRLDDPEVVALLFGSGKLVITGGKKPVDAEHAVDKIVSRLEDLGLLE; encoded by the coding sequence ATGACGGATCCGAAGGACACCATCAACATCGAAAACGTGGTGGCGTCGACCGGCATCGGGCAGGAACTCGACCTCCAGAGTGTCGCGATGGACCTCGAGGGGGCCGACTACGACCCCGAGCAGTTCCCCGGTCTCGTCTACCGAACCCAGAATCCCAAATCCGCCGCCCTGATCTTCCGATCGGGAAAGATCGTCTGTACCGGCGCGAAAAGCACCGACGACGTCCACGAGAGCCTGCGCATCGTCTTCGACAAGCTCCGCGAACTCCAGATCCAGGTCAACGAAGACCCCGAGATCGTCGTCCAGAACATCGTCACCTCGGCCGATCTGGGCCGGAACCTCAATCTGAACGCGATCGCCATCGGGCTGGGCCTCGAGAATATCGAGTACGAGCCCGAGCAGTTCCCCGGCCTCGTCTACCGACTCGACGACCCCGAGGTCGTCGCCCTGCTCTTTGGCTCCGGGAAGCTCGTCATCACCGGCGGGAAAAAGCCAGTCGACGCCGAACACGCGGTCGACAAGATCGTCTCCCGGCTCGAGGATCTCGGCCTGCTCGAGTAA
- a CDS encoding methyltransferase domain-containing protein, which produces MYLLELGGEDDAFAAREAGSAATGVEGIAPGLAVAHTIVPERVRGLAYTHRASELLGRGDADLESARAILEAAAIDREGSVAVRATDVHGSSGVSTETAERELGQILVDRGFAVDLEDPDHLLRVAFSEGTLETDRNDGVLESLEGDGTGEADGERVSVCALGWLAAESVRDFGARAPTDKPFFQPGSMDPLLARAVANVAGARPGATILDPMCGTGGVLVEAGLVGADVIGTDAQAKMVEGARENLAAFLERDEPSPTGVSRGSWHVGRGDATRLPLADDAVDGVVFDAPYGRQSKIETHRLADLVSGALEEARRVAPRAVVIADRSWAGEARAAGWELESAFERRVHRSLTRYVMVLER; this is translated from the coding sequence GTGTATCTGCTCGAGCTAGGCGGCGAGGACGACGCGTTCGCGGCCCGCGAAGCCGGGAGCGCCGCGACCGGCGTGGAGGGAATCGCACCGGGGCTCGCCGTCGCACACACAATCGTCCCCGAGCGCGTCCGCGGCCTCGCCTACACCCACCGCGCCAGCGAACTCCTCGGACGGGGCGACGCAGACCTCGAGAGCGCTCGCGCGATCCTCGAGGCCGCCGCGATCGACCGGGAGGGATCGGTCGCGGTGCGGGCGACCGACGTCCACGGCTCGAGCGGCGTAAGCACCGAAACGGCGGAACGTGAACTCGGCCAAATCCTGGTCGATCGGGGTTTCGCGGTGGATCTCGAGGATCCCGACCACCTCCTGCGGGTCGCGTTTTCGGAAGGGACGCTCGAGACCGACAGGAACGACGGCGTGCTCGAGTCCCTCGAGGGCGACGGGACCGGTGAAGCCGACGGCGAGCGGGTCTCCGTCTGCGCGCTCGGCTGGCTCGCGGCCGAGAGCGTCCGCGATTTCGGCGCTCGCGCGCCGACGGACAAACCCTTCTTCCAGCCCGGCAGCATGGATCCGCTGCTCGCGCGGGCCGTCGCGAACGTCGCCGGCGCTCGGCCGGGCGCGACGATCCTGGATCCCATGTGTGGCACCGGCGGCGTGCTCGTGGAGGCGGGCCTCGTCGGCGCGGACGTGATCGGCACCGACGCGCAGGCGAAGATGGTCGAGGGCGCGCGGGAGAATTTGGCGGCCTTCCTCGAGCGCGACGAGCCCTCGCCGACCGGCGTGTCGCGGGGATCGTGGCACGTCGGCCGGGGCGACGCGACCCGGCTGCCGCTGGCGGACGACGCGGTCGACGGCGTCGTCTTCGACGCCCCCTACGGCCGCCAGTCGAAGATCGAAACGCATCGGCTCGCGGACCTCGTCTCCGGTGCGCTCGAGGAAGCCCGTCGGGTGGCCCCGCGAGCGGTCGTGATCGCGGATCGGTCGTGGGCCGGGGAGGCGCGGGCGGCCGGCTGGGAACTCGAGTCCGCGTTCGAGCGCCGGGTGCACCGGTCGCTGACGCGGTACGTGATGGTGCTCGAGCGATAA
- a CDS encoding AbrB/MazE/SpoVT family DNA-binding domain-containing protein codes for MDGTEDAAGEEYGTIRLDCRGRVTIPTELRDEPDLEKRAEFRVIRDGGDIHLIRELPDLETVTRGSKWGDEAFRDAGDATFGE; via the coding sequence ATGGACGGAACGGAAGACGCTGCTGGCGAAGAATACGGCACTATTCGTCTCGACTGTCGCGGCCGGGTAACGATTCCGACGGAACTCCGCGACGAACCCGATCTCGAGAAGCGAGCCGAGTTCCGGGTCATTCGCGACGGTGGTGACATCCATCTCATCAGGGAACTCCCCGATCTCGAGACGGTTACGCGAGGATCGAAGTGGGGCGACGAAGCGTTTCGGGACGCAGGTGACGCGACGTTCGGTGAGTGA
- a CDS encoding acyl-CoA thioesterase, with product MPTLLETHIRNRFRVQPNHANNNDTLHGGNLMKWLDEVSAMSAMRFAGETCVTARVNELDFERPIQIGDTALVEAYVYDAGRTSVHVALRAWREEPRSGETEKTTESTFTFVAIDENGEKVPVPDLSVETEKGERLRDRVHEIKG from the coding sequence ATGCCGACGCTTCTCGAGACCCACATTCGGAACCGATTTCGCGTCCAGCCCAATCACGCGAACAACAACGATACGCTCCACGGCGGCAACCTGATGAAGTGGCTCGACGAGGTAAGCGCGATGTCGGCGATGCGCTTCGCCGGCGAGACCTGCGTCACCGCTCGAGTGAACGAACTCGACTTCGAGCGGCCGATCCAGATCGGTGACACCGCCCTCGTGGAGGCATACGTCTACGACGCGGGCCGGACGAGCGTCCACGTCGCGCTGCGCGCCTGGCGCGAGGAACCCCGCAGCGGCGAGACCGAGAAGACCACCGAGTCGACGTTCACGTTCGTCGCGATCGATGAGAACGGCGAGAAGGTCCCGGTTCCCGACCTCTCGGTCGAGACCGAGAAAGGGGAACGGCTTCGGGATCGCGTCCACGAGATCAAGGGTTGA
- a CDS encoding DUF21 domain-containing protein, translating to MVDLTLAWFGLGATVVLLCCSAFFSSAETAIFTLPMAWIDERATGGDRRATALKSLRDDPHRLLVTVLVGNNVVNVALSSIVTVVFVTYLPTGIAVTAATVAVSVVVLVFGEIVPKSYGLGNAQRWAMTVARPISMVEHALSPLVTVFDVVTQWLSDRIGGNSDLEQPYVE from the coding sequence ATGGTTGACCTCACGCTGGCGTGGTTCGGACTCGGTGCGACGGTCGTCTTACTATGCTGTAGCGCTTTCTTCTCGAGCGCAGAGACGGCGATCTTCACGCTCCCGATGGCGTGGATCGACGAGCGAGCGACGGGCGGCGATCGGCGAGCGACCGCGCTCAAATCTCTGCGGGACGACCCGCACCGGCTGCTCGTGACGGTTCTGGTCGGCAACAACGTCGTCAACGTGGCGCTCTCGAGTATCGTGACGGTCGTCTTCGTCACCTACCTCCCCACCGGAATCGCCGTGACCGCTGCGACGGTCGCCGTCAGCGTCGTCGTCCTCGTGTTCGGCGAGATCGTCCCCAAGTCGTACGGTCTAGGAAACGCCCAGCGGTGGGCGATGACGGTCGCGCGACCGATCTCGATGGTCGAGCACGCTCTGTCGCCGCTGGTGACCGTCTTCGACGTCGTGACGCAGTGGCTGAGCGACCGGATCGGTGGAAACAGCGATCTCGAGCAGCCGTACGTGGAGTGA
- a CDS encoding AAA family ATPase, producing the protein MDAPLWTETHAPELAELPQDDAREYLERAVEEPINLLLQGPPGSGKTAAARALARAAHADPDNDFVEINVADFFSRTKTEIKNDPRFEHFLVGRSSMSKRDMINHVLKESASYAPVSGGYTTILLDNAEDIREDFQQALRRIMEQHHRTTQFIVGTRQPTKLIPPIRSRCFPVSLRSPTSEEIVTVLERIVEAEGVDYDDDGLEFVAGYANGNLRQAILAAQTTVENAGELTMSAAYETIGEVGLEDEVESMLDDAEAGAFTDARSTLDDLLVDEGLDGNEVLDVILRVARKRYQGEHLARVHRLAADIDFEMHEGTSDRIHVSHFLAELGRDA; encoded by the coding sequence ATGGACGCGCCGCTGTGGACCGAAACCCACGCCCCGGAGCTGGCCGAGTTGCCACAGGACGACGCTCGCGAGTACTTAGAGCGGGCCGTCGAGGAGCCAATCAACCTCCTCCTGCAGGGCCCGCCCGGAAGCGGGAAGACGGCCGCGGCGCGCGCACTGGCCCGTGCGGCCCACGCGGATCCGGACAACGATTTCGTCGAGATCAACGTCGCCGACTTCTTCAGCCGGACCAAGACCGAGATCAAGAACGATCCCCGCTTCGAACACTTCCTCGTCGGCCGCTCGTCGATGTCAAAACGGGACATGATCAACCACGTCCTCAAGGAATCGGCGAGCTACGCGCCCGTTTCAGGCGGCTACACCACAATCTTGCTCGACAACGCCGAGGACATCCGCGAGGACTTCCAACAGGCCCTGCGCCGAATCATGGAGCAACACCACCGGACGACGCAGTTTATCGTCGGGACGCGCCAGCCGACCAAGCTCATCCCGCCGATCCGCTCGCGGTGTTTCCCCGTCTCGCTTCGCTCGCCGACCAGCGAGGAGATCGTGACCGTTCTCGAGCGCATCGTCGAGGCCGAGGGCGTCGACTACGATGACGACGGCCTCGAGTTCGTCGCGGGCTACGCGAACGGCAACCTCCGGCAGGCGATCCTCGCGGCCCAGACGACCGTCGAGAACGCGGGCGAACTCACGATGAGCGCGGCCTACGAGACGATCGGTGAGGTCGGCCTCGAGGACGAGGTCGAGTCGATGCTCGACGACGCCGAAGCCGGCGCGTTCACCGACGCGCGATCGACGCTGGACGACCTGCTCGTCGACGAGGGGTTGGACGGCAACGAGGTGCTGGACGTGATCCTCCGAGTCGCGCGCAAGCGTTACCAGGGCGAGCACCTCGCTCGAGTTCACCGGCTGGCCGCCGACATCGATTTCGAGATGCACGAGGGAACGAGCGATCGAATTCACGTCTCGCATTTCCTCGCGGAGCTGGGTCGGGACGCCTGA
- a CDS encoding DUF4179 domain-containing protein: MSSRLTFGTLKRIGAILIAIVIVIAAGIIVGQAPAIFGVEEDPEASITFEDQQGNGSTVTVESVTLSEGGYVVIGDGGDEPLAVSERLEAGSHENVTIEREDDATRELLGQLTATVHRDTSDDEGYAYEASDGEEDRPYLEDGFPVSDTATVTTGDDAVSNSFMVESIDAPATATTNETIEVNATIRNPTEFRAQQPVEVRIDGAVFARQVLELEGSETRTVTLELDTNGAPPGNRSIGVYTEDDGELDRIDLEFHTDPSVSVETASDGNVTVSAAIPEAGFVALERNGTVIGTSDRLEPGEHENVSLELSDDASIDADEELTAALYAGNPGNADAASPIEFEGEPVRTTFTPANVESGDSDDGGAGNDSSGE; the protein is encoded by the coding sequence ATGAGTTCGAGACTGACGTTCGGCACGTTGAAGCGGATCGGTGCGATTCTGATCGCGATCGTGATCGTCATCGCCGCCGGTATCATCGTCGGCCAGGCCCCCGCCATCTTCGGCGTCGAGGAAGACCCCGAGGCCTCGATCACGTTCGAGGATCAACAGGGCAACGGCTCCACCGTCACGGTAGAGTCGGTTACCCTTTCCGAGGGCGGCTACGTCGTCATCGGCGACGGCGGCGACGAGCCGCTGGCCGTTTCCGAGCGCCTCGAGGCCGGCAGCCACGAGAACGTAACTATCGAGCGCGAGGACGACGCGACCCGCGAACTCCTCGGGCAGCTGACCGCGACGGTCCATCGGGACACTTCGGACGACGAGGGCTACGCCTACGAGGCGAGCGACGGCGAGGAGGATCGCCCCTATCTCGAGGACGGGTTTCCGGTCAGCGACACCGCGACGGTGACGACCGGCGACGACGCGGTCAGCAACTCGTTCATGGTCGAATCGATCGACGCGCCGGCGACGGCGACGACGAACGAGACGATCGAGGTGAACGCCACGATCCGCAATCCGACGGAGTTCCGGGCTCAACAGCCCGTCGAGGTCCGTATCGACGGGGCCGTCTTCGCGCGACAGGTGCTGGAACTCGAGGGCAGCGAGACCCGGACCGTGACCCTCGAACTGGACACCAACGGCGCACCGCCCGGAAACCGGTCGATCGGCGTCTACACCGAGGACGACGGGGAACTCGACCGGATCGATCTCGAGTTCCACACCGATCCGAGCGTCTCGGTCGAAACCGCGAGCGACGGGAACGTGACGGTCTCCGCGGCGATTCCCGAGGCGGGATTCGTCGCCCTCGAGCGAAACGGGACGGTTATCGGCACGAGCGACCGACTCGAGCCGGGCGAACACGAGAACGTCTCCCTCGAGCTCTCTGACGACGCCTCGATCGATGCGGACGAGGAACTGACGGCGGCGCTCTACGCCGGTAATCCCGGCAACGCTGATGCGGCCTCGCCGATTGAGTTCGAGGGCGAACCGGTGCGGACGACGTTTACGCCGGCGAACGTGGAGTCGGGCGATTCAGACGACGGCGGGGCCGGGAACGACTCGAGCGGCGAGTAG
- the rnz gene encoding ribonuclease Z: MPLRVTFLGTAGAIPTTERNPSSVFVAREGEGLLFDAGEGTQRQMMRFGTGFSVSQLFVTHLHGDHVLGIPGLLQTMAFNDRDAPLAIHTPRGTRTQLESLVNALGNRPSFPVRIDEIGGGDVAYRAEEYEVRAFDTDHDTRSVGYALVEDDRKGRFDRERAEELGVPVGPKFSRLHEGKSVELEDGTVVDPDQVVGDPRPGRSIVYTGDTRPAQATIEIAEEPDLLIHDATFADDRADRATDTAHSTARQAAEIANRTGADRLALVHLSSRYAGHTADHEEQAREVFAGDGEDVFVPDDGQRLEIPYPDGE; the protein is encoded by the coding sequence ATGCCACTGCGCGTGACGTTTCTGGGGACGGCCGGTGCGATTCCGACGACGGAGCGGAACCCGAGCAGCGTCTTCGTCGCCCGCGAAGGCGAGGGGCTGCTGTTCGACGCCGGCGAGGGAACCCAGCGCCAGATGATGCGCTTCGGGACGGGCTTTTCCGTCTCGCAGCTGTTCGTCACGCACCTCCACGGGGATCACGTCCTCGGGATTCCGGGACTGCTCCAGACGATGGCGTTCAACGACCGCGACGCGCCGCTCGCCATCCACACCCCTCGCGGCACGCGTACCCAGCTCGAGTCGCTGGTGAACGCCCTCGGAAACCGCCCCTCGTTTCCGGTGCGGATCGACGAGATCGGCGGCGGCGACGTCGCCTACCGCGCCGAGGAGTACGAGGTCCGCGCGTTCGACACCGACCACGACACCCGCTCGGTCGGCTACGCGCTCGTCGAGGACGATCGCAAGGGCCGATTCGACCGCGAGCGCGCCGAAGAACTCGGCGTTCCCGTCGGCCCGAAGTTCTCGAGGCTCCACGAGGGCAAGTCCGTCGAACTCGAGGACGGTACCGTCGTCGACCCCGATCAGGTCGTCGGCGACCCCCGTCCCGGCCGATCGATCGTCTACACCGGCGACACCCGTCCCGCGCAGGCGACGATCGAGATCGCCGAGGAGCCCGACCTGCTGATCCACGACGCGACCTTCGCCGACGACCGGGCCGATAGGGCGACCGACACCGCCCACTCGACCGCCCGCCAGGCCGCCGAGATCGCGAACCGCACCGGCGCGGATCGGCTCGCGCTCGTGCACCTCTCCTCGCGCTACGCCGGTCACACCGCCGATCACGAGGAACAGGCTCGCGAGGTCTTCGCGGGCGACGGCGAGGACGTGTTCGTTCCCGATGATGGGCAGCGCCTCGAGATTCCGTATCCCGACGGCGAGTAG
- a CDS encoding DUF460 domain-containing protein yields the protein MSTRTSALDAVVFGVDIQSGDVRGDAPSYALAVYDGEEITRDVVSHRKLRRLIDDEEPAIVATDNMYELAADKDQLIHFLGSLPSGTTLVQVTGAEQPEPLSRVANRHNIPYGKDPMQEAEAAARLAAHNVGHEVSAFTDTTEVKVARGRSTGSGGWSEDRYTRRIHGSVRKRAREVESELEEHNLEYERDVREAYGGFANAVFTVQARPGDIPVSRNRSGDVRVEIERERRDGIEFEPLVKRRDHVIVGIDPGTTTAVAIVGLEGEVLDVWSSRTSDTADVIEWIVERGRPIIVAADVTPIPETVEKFRRSFDAAGWTPESDLPVDEKQHRTREHPYDDDHQRDAMAAALFALDAHEDQFERIADKLPPGIDRGEVTARVVAGEESVEAVLRDLSDDDSGDEEDSTEHEPRELTAEEKRIKDLERQVERLQSHVERLEGRVAERDDRIDELESKLTLARREERTQVRKDREVNRLERKANRLERERDDAREDVESLENKVERMKALWKLDHSNFSDVSAKKEGLVPVKVVEKFTKGAIREADEQYGIASGDVVYIRDASGAGRSTAELLAEFDPRVVLKDGGLSEIADELLFESEIPVGPADDVAMQEVDELAVAREADVEAAIDDWHERAEARKRDRKSAMVDQLISEHRAGDSEV from the coding sequence GTGAGTACGCGAACGAGTGCGCTCGATGCGGTCGTCTTCGGTGTCGATATCCAGAGCGGTGACGTGCGCGGCGATGCACCATCGTACGCACTGGCGGTCTACGATGGGGAGGAGATCACTCGAGACGTCGTCTCTCACCGCAAGCTCAGACGACTGATCGACGACGAGGAGCCGGCGATCGTCGCGACCGACAACATGTACGAGCTGGCCGCCGACAAGGACCAGCTGATCCACTTCCTCGGCTCGCTCCCCAGCGGAACCACGCTCGTGCAGGTGACGGGTGCCGAACAGCCCGAGCCGCTCTCTCGCGTCGCCAACCGCCACAACATCCCCTACGGAAAGGACCCGATGCAGGAAGCCGAGGCCGCGGCCCGGCTTGCCGCCCACAACGTCGGCCACGAGGTGTCGGCCTTCACCGACACGACCGAGGTGAAGGTCGCACGGGGGCGCTCGACCGGCAGCGGCGGCTGGAGCGAGGACCGCTACACCCGCCGCATCCACGGCTCAGTCAGGAAACGAGCCCGCGAGGTGGAGTCCGAACTCGAGGAACACAACCTCGAGTACGAGCGCGACGTTCGGGAGGCCTACGGCGGCTTCGCGAACGCCGTCTTCACCGTGCAAGCCCGGCCCGGCGACATCCCCGTCTCCCGAAATCGCTCGGGGGACGTCCGGGTCGAAATCGAGCGCGAGCGCCGCGACGGCATCGAATTCGAGCCGCTCGTCAAGCGCCGCGATCACGTCATCGTCGGGATCGACCCCGGGACGACGACCGCCGTCGCCATCGTCGGCCTCGAGGGCGAGGTCCTCGACGTCTGGAGTTCCCGAACCAGCGACACCGCCGACGTGATCGAGTGGATCGTCGAACGCGGCCGCCCGATCATCGTCGCGGCCGACGTGACGCCGATCCCCGAAACCGTCGAGAAGTTCCGCCGGAGCTTCGACGCCGCCGGCTGGACGCCCGAGAGCGATCTGCCGGTCGACGAGAAACAGCATCGCACGCGCGAGCACCCCTACGACGACGACCACCAGCGCGACGCGATGGCCGCCGCGCTCTTCGCCCTCGACGCCCACGAGGACCAGTTCGAGCGCATCGCCGACAAGCTCCCGCCGGGGATCGATCGCGGCGAGGTCACCGCTCGCGTCGTCGCCGGCGAGGAGAGCGTCGAGGCCGTCCTGCGGGACCTGAGCGACGACGACAGCGGCGACGAGGAGGACTCCACCGAGCACGAGCCCCGCGAACTCACCGCGGAAGAGAAACGGATCAAGGACTTAGAGCGGCAGGTCGAACGGCTCCAGTCGCACGTCGAACGGCTCGAGGGCCGCGTCGCCGAGCGCGACGACCGGATCGACGAACTCGAGTCGAAACTGACGCTCGCTCGCCGCGAGGAACGAACGCAGGTTCGCAAGGACCGCGAGGTGAACCGCCTCGAGCGGAAAGCGAACCGACTCGAGCGCGAGCGCGACGACGCCCGCGAGGACGTCGAGAGCCTCGAGAACAAGGTCGAGCGGATGAAGGCCCTCTGGAAGCTCGACCACTCGAACTTCAGCGACGTCTCCGCGAAGAAGGAGGGGCTGGTCCCGGTGAAGGTCGTCGAAAAGTTCACGAAGGGCGCGATCCGCGAGGCCGACGAGCAATACGGCATCGCGAGCGGCGACGTGGTCTACATCCGGGACGCCAGCGGCGCGGGCCGATCGACGGCCGAACTGCTCGCGGAGTTCGATCCCCGCGTCGTCCTCAAGGACGGTGGCCTCTCGGAGATCGCCGACGAGCTCCTCTTCGAGAGCGAGATTCCGGTCGGCCCCGCCGACGACGTGGCCATGCAGGAGGTCGACGAACTCGCCGTCGCCCGCGAGGCCGACGTCGAAGCCGCCATCGACGACTGGCACGAGCGCGCCGAGGCACGGAAACGCGACCGCAAATCGGCGATGGTCGACCAGCTCATCAGCGAGCATCGAGCCGGCGACAGCGAAGTGTGA
- the eif1A gene encoding translation initiation factor eIF-1A: MSDGDGGRKNLRMPEDDEVFATVTNMLGANRVTVRCADGTERTARIPGKMQKRVWIREDDVVLVEPWDWQDEKADITWRYEKSEADQLREEGHIQ, encoded by the coding sequence ATGAGCGACGGAGACGGCGGTCGGAAGAACCTCCGGATGCCCGAGGATGACGAGGTCTTCGCGACCGTCACGAACATGCTCGGGGCGAATCGGGTCACAGTACGCTGTGCCGACGGGACCGAACGCACCGCGCGCATCCCCGGCAAGATGCAAAAGCGCGTCTGGATCCGCGAGGACGACGTCGTACTCGTCGAACCCTGGGACTGGCAGGACGAAAAGGCCGACATCACCTGGCGCTACGAGAAGAGCGAGGCCGATCAGTTGCGGGAAGAAGGCCATATTCAGTAA
- a CDS encoding S8 family peptidase → MKLSRRRLLGGIGAGAAAGLLGAPASAAESNTDTERVFVHPKTGLLDGLSELLGVIEDSSGTTVLEFDNFEFVVAEVPSTRLDELRGDRRVASVEDDEETGIPSNWSPSLSDFLNPPGGSDCFGHPDQRPSWGVERIGADAVESDGSGVNVGILDTGIESDHCSLSVEGGRNFTDDGTPGDYEDRHGHGTHVAGVAGAPDNDLGVVGVAPGANLYAVKVLGDDGSGRYSELIAGIDWCMSNDVELISMSLGGEAESSTMDRAIEAAHSAGHLLLCAAGNEGNGGNGSCDAETMTYPATHEDVIAVTAMDEDDTLASYSSVGSGVDLLAPGTAVTSTTVDNEYAEASGTSIACPYVTGVAALVWEIREEEGPGPNEPVREILAETAETVLGTCAEGDGLVNARSAVGDDRATDGGSSPLDGGGLLSILERVVDLIVGFFEWLWGLFS, encoded by the coding sequence ATGAAACTCAGCCGGCGGCGGTTACTCGGCGGTATCGGGGCCGGCGCCGCGGCCGGGCTGCTCGGAGCGCCGGCGTCGGCTGCGGAATCCAACACCGACACCGAGCGGGTGTTCGTACATCCCAAAACGGGACTGCTCGACGGCCTCAGCGAACTCCTCGGCGTCATCGAGGACAGCAGCGGAACCACGGTCCTCGAGTTCGACAACTTCGAGTTCGTGGTCGCGGAGGTGCCGTCGACCAGGCTGGACGAACTGCGCGGCGACCGCCGCGTGGCGTCCGTCGAAGACGACGAGGAGACGGGGATCCCGTCGAACTGGTCACCGTCCCTGTCGGACTTCCTGAACCCACCTGGGGGTTCCGACTGTTTCGGCCATCCCGATCAACGACCGTCCTGGGGCGTCGAACGAATCGGTGCCGACGCCGTCGAATCGGACGGCTCGGGCGTCAACGTGGGAATCCTCGACACGGGAATCGAATCGGACCACTGCAGTCTCTCGGTCGAGGGCGGTCGGAACTTTACCGATGACGGGACGCCCGGCGACTACGAGGACCGCCACGGCCACGGGACGCACGTCGCCGGTGTCGCCGGTGCGCCGGACAACGACCTCGGCGTCGTCGGCGTCGCTCCCGGGGCGAATTTGTACGCGGTGAAGGTGCTCGGCGACGACGGATCCGGACGCTACAGCGAACTGATCGCCGGGATCGACTGGTGCATGTCGAACGACGTGGAGCTGATCTCGATGAGCCTCGGCGGCGAGGCCGAGAGTTCCACGATGGACCGGGCGATCGAGGCCGCACACTCGGCGGGACACCTCCTGCTCTGTGCGGCCGGGAACGAAGGAAACGGCGGGAACGGATCGTGCGACGCGGAGACGATGACCTACCCGGCGACCCACGAGGACGTCATCGCGGTCACCGCGATGGACGAGGACGACACGCTGGCGTCCTACAGCAGCGTCGGCTCGGGTGTCGACCTGCTGGCGCCCGGCACGGCCGTTACCTCGACGACCGTCGACAACGAGTACGCGGAGGCGAGCGGGACGAGCATCGCCTGCCCGTACGTCACCGGCGTCGCGGCGCTCGTCTGGGAGATCCGCGAGGAGGAGGGTCCGGGACCGAACGAGCCGGTCAGAGAAATCCTCGCCGAGACGGCGGAAACGGTACTCGGAACGTGCGCGGAGGGGGACGGCCTCGTGAACGCCCGGTCGGCCGTCGGCGACGACCGCGCGACCGACGGCGGTAGCAGTCCCCTCGACGGCGGCGGGTTGCTGTCGATACTCGAGCGAGTCGTCGACCTGATCGTGGGCTTCTTCGAATGGCTCTGGGGACTATTTTCGTAG